Proteins from one Vicinamibacterales bacterium genomic window:
- a CDS encoding tetratricopeptide repeat protein, which produces MRKNPTASPRHHRLRRGDKFLAQGLLNQAISEYSHAVEATPGNWVAVGTLADLLLRAGDIERAIEQYLRIADYLHSHGVLPKAAAVYGRILKLRPDVEHAQMRSADISVVQGSLVEAKRLLTAVAASRLGRGDRHGAIEILHRIGELDPDDLAAGVAAPVAGGAIGDTQVAIERLVSLSDRFRQRGDLAGSLGALEEAARLDAENTAVVGALVALCIETGELDRAVGYASGSREFRTIAAALMAADRPADALAVLEQALERDPSDDETRLLIVRERIRTGDLDGARARLPGDPSQPDLLLCRAEIELLSGNAGGVRTLAQRVIAADPARRGELIQLGLRLGERAADAAFECVDVGTDAALEEHNWSDAASALHEFVVAVPPHVPALMKLVEVCVDGRLDEMLHDTQARLAEVYLLAGRAGEARVIAEDLLVHEPSKPANVERLRRALTLLGESDPDACIAEQLNADPVSAMFGDPGGAAVRAPAAPEALSAPTVRTEDKAPATSESRSPRKDTRGGKPRPGRVPAATEQYRDALGLCKAGRTEEAIAALKEAVRSPRHRFESARLLATIYCEGGKLHDAIEWYERATQASPGPEATHDVLYDLGCTLVTAGESDRALAIFLELQAEAPGYRDVSKQLEGLLRRARG; this is translated from the coding sequence GTGAGAAAGAACCCGACGGCCAGCCCTCGCCACCATCGGCTCCGGCGGGGCGACAAGTTCCTTGCTCAGGGCCTGCTGAACCAGGCCATCTCCGAGTATTCGCACGCCGTCGAGGCCACGCCCGGGAATTGGGTCGCGGTGGGCACGCTCGCCGATCTCCTGCTGAGGGCCGGAGATATCGAACGCGCGATCGAGCAGTATCTCCGTATCGCCGACTACCTCCATTCGCACGGCGTGCTGCCGAAAGCAGCCGCTGTCTACGGGAGGATCCTCAAGCTCAGGCCGGACGTCGAGCACGCGCAGATGAGGTCGGCGGACATCTCGGTTGTCCAGGGTTCGCTCGTCGAGGCCAAGCGGCTGTTGACGGCGGTCGCGGCGAGCCGGCTGGGGCGTGGCGATCGGCACGGTGCGATCGAGATTCTCCATCGGATCGGCGAGTTGGACCCGGATGACCTGGCCGCGGGCGTTGCCGCCCCAGTCGCGGGTGGTGCGATCGGCGACACGCAGGTGGCGATCGAGCGCCTGGTTTCGCTTTCGGACCGGTTCCGCCAGCGTGGCGACCTCGCGGGGAGCCTTGGGGCGCTCGAGGAGGCCGCGAGGCTCGATGCGGAGAACACTGCCGTCGTCGGGGCGTTGGTCGCCCTGTGCATCGAGACCGGTGAACTGGACCGTGCGGTCGGGTACGCGTCCGGTTCCAGAGAATTCCGAACGATCGCCGCGGCGCTGATGGCAGCGGACCGCCCTGCGGACGCGCTCGCGGTACTCGAGCAGGCGCTCGAACGCGACCCGTCCGACGACGAGACGCGCCTCCTGATCGTCCGAGAGAGAATCCGTACCGGAGACCTCGACGGAGCCCGCGCGCGCCTGCCAGGTGATCCGAGCCAACCGGACCTTCTGCTCTGCCGGGCCGAGATCGAGCTGCTGTCCGGGAACGCCGGCGGAGTTCGCACGCTGGCGCAGCGCGTGATCGCAGCCGACCCCGCGCGTCGGGGGGAATTGATCCAGCTCGGCCTGCGTCTCGGTGAGCGCGCCGCGGACGCCGCGTTCGAGTGCGTGGATGTCGGAACCGACGCCGCGTTGGAGGAGCACAATTGGTCCGATGCCGCCTCGGCGCTCCACGAGTTCGTGGTGGCGGTACCGCCCCACGTCCCGGCGCTGATGAAGCTGGTGGAGGTGTGCGTCGATGGCCGGCTGGACGAGATGCTGCACGACACCCAGGCGCGGCTGGCGGAGGTCTACCTGCTCGCTGGCCGGGCCGGTGAGGCGCGGGTCATCGCCGAGGATCTTCTGGTGCACGAACCGTCGAAGCCGGCGAACGTCGAACGGCTTCGTCGGGCACTGACGCTGCTCGGCGAGTCGGATCCAGACGCCTGCATCGCCGAACAGCTGAACGCCGATCCGGTGTCCGCGATGTTCGGCGATCCCGGCGGGGCCGCCGTGCGGGCGCCCGCAGCGCCAGAGGCGCTCAGCGCGCCGACCGTCCGGACCGAGGACAAGGCGCCGGCCACGAGCGAGTCGAGATCGCCGCGAAAGGACACCCGCGGTGGCAAGCCGCGCCCGGGACGTGTGCCGGCCGCGACGGAACAGTACCGCGACGCGCTCGGTCTGTGCAAAGCCGGACGGACTGAGGAGGCCATCGCGGCGCTGAAGGAGGCGGTGCGATCGCCGCGTCATCGGTTCGAGTCCGCCAGGCTCCTGGCCACGATCTATTGCGAGGGCGGCAAGCTTCACGACGCGATCGAATGGTACGAGCGCGCGACCCAGGCGTCGCCTGGCCCGGAAGCCACGCACGACGTGCTCTACGACCTGGGGTGCACGCTGGTGACGGCCGGCGAGTCGGACCGGGCGCTCGCCATCTTCCTCGAATTGCAGGCGGAGGCTCCAGGCTACAGGGACGTGTCGAAGCAGCTCGAGGGCCTCTTGCGGCGTGCGAGAGGCTAG
- a CDS encoding chemotaxis protein CheX, with protein MLEVAERVSATTQELFASMMGLQAKEGPLIDLPNTEASTEIVAFVGLSGSSAGMVGVYSSSALACHIAGALLGEERHEVDDEVRDAFGEVANIIAGNVAIVLGDMGETIQLSLPTVIVGKFLVTSILNTVPPRRARKFSVDGEDLYVELALRRGED; from the coding sequence GTGCTCGAAGTCGCTGAACGGGTGTCGGCAACCACGCAGGAACTGTTCGCGTCGATGATGGGTCTTCAGGCGAAGGAGGGCCCGTTGATCGACCTGCCCAACACTGAAGCCAGCACGGAAATCGTCGCTTTCGTGGGCCTGTCGGGAAGCTCCGCGGGCATGGTGGGCGTGTACTCCTCGAGTGCTCTCGCCTGCCACATCGCGGGAGCCCTGCTCGGCGAAGAACGCCACGAGGTGGACGACGAGGTGCGCGATGCGTTCGGTGAGGTGGCCAACATCATTGCCGGCAACGTCGCGATTGTGCTCGGCGACATGGGCGAGACCATCCAACTCTCGCTTCCCACGGTCATCGTCGGCAAATTCCTGGTGACTTCGATTCTCAACACCGTCCCGCCGCGCCGCGCGAGGAAATTCAGCGTGGACGGCGAGGATCTGTACGTCGAGCTCGCGCTTCGGCGTGGCGAGGACTGA
- a CDS encoding response regulator, with protein sequence MDILIVDDSVTTRKVIKRSLVNSGIRDDQIGEAGDGLAALEVLQAQQAPILVLCDVNMPRMSGEILLEKAAALPEKHVFVMVTSVATARKKLELMRLGAQKIVPKPFDPTMLADVIGPYLRHEVQSAAEQAEAEPPQTPLPDGAALTTLGLAALQSVLEQMAFTEVIVVSDEPPTTILFGASVRLDADMKRWIVRLATDARAAGELSNRITGQDPGEDEGLRLDAMRELVNMVGGDLVNRTVARFDGATPSLPTSSVLPAGAVRPGTMRGLRLVPGGHHVWLGVERLP encoded by the coding sequence ATGGATATCCTCATCGTGGACGATTCGGTGACGACCAGGAAGGTCATCAAGCGCAGCCTGGTCAACAGCGGGATCCGAGACGACCAGATCGGCGAGGCGGGCGACGGCCTCGCTGCCCTCGAGGTGCTGCAGGCGCAGCAGGCCCCCATCCTGGTGCTGTGCGACGTGAACATGCCGAGGATGAGCGGGGAGATCCTGCTGGAGAAGGCCGCCGCTCTCCCGGAGAAGCACGTCTTCGTGATGGTGACGAGCGTCGCCACGGCCCGCAAGAAGCTCGAGCTCATGCGATTGGGCGCGCAGAAGATCGTCCCGAAACCGTTCGACCCGACAATGCTCGCCGACGTGATCGGGCCGTACCTGCGGCACGAGGTCCAATCGGCGGCGGAGCAGGCCGAGGCAGAGCCGCCGCAGACGCCCCTGCCGGACGGAGCCGCGCTGACGACGCTCGGCCTGGCTGCCCTTCAGTCGGTCCTCGAACAGATGGCGTTCACCGAGGTGATCGTCGTGAGCGACGAGCCGCCGACGACGATCCTGTTCGGCGCCAGCGTCCGGCTGGATGCCGACATGAAACGGTGGATCGTGCGCCTCGCGACTGATGCGCGTGCCGCAGGCGAACTGTCGAATCGCATCACCGGCCAGGACCCGGGCGAGGACGAGGGCCTGCGCCTCGACGCGATGAGGGAACTCGTGAACATGGTGGGCGGCGACCTCGTCAACCGGACGGTTGCACGCTTCGACGGTGCCACGCCGTCGCTGCCAACCTCGAGCGTCCTGCCGGCGGGCGCGGTCCGGCCGGGCACGATGCGCGGACTGCGCCTCGTGCCGGGTGGACACCACGTCTGGCTCGGCGTCGAACGGCTGCCCTGA